In the genome of Afipia felis ATCC 53690, the window TGGTGATCGACAATACCCAACTCGATTTGTCGAAGATCAAGACGCCGATCTACAATCTCGCGACCAAGGACGATCACATCGCTCCTGCGCAGTCGGTGCTGTACGGCTCGCAATTCTTCGGTGGACCAGTCCGTTTCGTGCTGAGCGGTTCGGGCCATATCGCGGGCGTGGTCAACCCTCCTGCCACCGGTAAATACCAGTACTGGACCGGCGGCAATGCTGCAGCTGAGACGGTGCAAGACTGGATGAGCGGCGCGACCGAGCACTCGGGTTCGTGGTGGCCGGACTGGCGGGCCTGGATCGAGGGTCTCGATGCTGAAACCGTTCCAGCTCGTAGCGCCGGCGCGTCCATGACCATTCTGGAGGAAGCGCCGGGCAGCTATGTCCGGATGCGCGCCTGAGCCGTCTTCCTTCCACGTCAAATTCCTGAGAGGCCTGCCGTTCAGTTGGCCTCGTTCCGCAGTTCGACTATGAATGAGAGATCGTCGCCGGTACCCGCCCGGCGAGATTCGATGCAGGCTGCGAGGAAAGGAAAAGGCGATGACGCGAGAATTGTTCTGGCTGACCTTGACCGTGATTTTGACCGGCGTGCTCTGGGTCCCCTACATCCTCAACCGCTGTGCGGTGCGCGGCATCGGCGGCGCAATGGCAAACCCTTCGCGCGGCGACAAGCCACATGCCGAATGGGCGAACCGGATGATGTTCGCGCATGACAACGCGATCGAAAATCTCGCGATCTTCGCACCGCTGGTGCTGATCCTCAACGCCATCGATTATTCGAGCAAATGGACAGTGCTCGCCTGCGCGGTCTATTTCTGGTCGCGGCTTGCTCACGTCATCATCTACGCGCTCGGCGTACCGGTGCTGCGGACGCTCACGTTCGTGATCGGATTCCTCGCGCAGGCCGTGCTGGTGCTCGCGATCTTCCGCCTCTGCTGAGAATAAAAAAGAGCCGCTCCCGCGGCTCTTTTCAGATCACGACGACAGCGCCGGCTGA includes:
- a CDS encoding MAPEG family protein, which produces MTRELFWLTLTVILTGVLWVPYILNRCAVRGIGGAMANPSRGDKPHAEWANRMMFAHDNAIENLAIFAPLVLILNAIDYSSKWTVLACAVYFWSRLAHVIIYALGVPVLRTLTFVIGFLAQAVLVLAIFRLC